The following coding sequences are from one Malaciobacter pacificus window:
- a CDS encoding DUF485 domain-containing protein, with translation MNDELIQRIKENPKYKELVKKRNGFSLKLAIFVLVMFYAYILTIAFEPTLLGIRTGEGVMTIAFPIAAAIIIVGFITTLVYVKRANGEFEDLTNDIKEDVKDLM, from the coding sequence ATGAATGATGAGTTAATACAACGAATCAAAGAAAATCCAAAATATAAAGAATTGGTAAAAAAAAGAAATGGCTTTTCTTTAAAATTAGCTATTTTTGTACTTGTAATGTTTTATGCATATATTTTAACAATTGCATTTGAACCAACATTACTTGGTATAAGAACTGGCGAAGGTGTTATGACAATTGCATTTCCTATAGCAGCAGCTATTATTATTGTTGGATTCATTACAACACTAGTTTATGTAAAAAGAGCTAATGGTGAATTTGAAGATTTAACAAATGATATTAAAGAAGATGTAAAGGACTTAATGTAA
- a CDS encoding 3'-5' exonuclease, with amino-acid sequence MFDNFFRNLNKKRLKDDKYLYLFDTPIKGEYVSLDCETSGLNPKKDEILSIGAVKIKDNKIIMRDTFNIFVKPSKNIDAESIKIHQIRPIDLQNAIEPQEAILKLLDFIGNRPIVGYYIKFDIAMISKYTKRYIGIKLPNETIEVSSMYYKTRKKTSEYEFIDLKFDTIMKTLDIPELGKHDALNDAIMTSMMFLKLKDMTPAKTTFYTN; translated from the coding sequence ATGTTTGATAACTTCTTTAGGAACCTAAATAAAAAAAGATTAAAAGATGATAAATATCTTTACTTATTTGACACTCCAATAAAAGGTGAATATGTATCATTAGATTGTGAAACAAGTGGACTTAATCCTAAAAAAGATGAAATACTTTCTATTGGTGCAGTTAAAATTAAGGATAACAAAATCATAATGAGAGATACATTTAATATATTTGTTAAACCATCTAAAAATATTGATGCAGAATCAATAAAAATTCATCAAATTAGACCTATTGATTTACAAAATGCAATTGAGCCTCAAGAAGCAATTTTAAAACTTTTAGATTTTATCGGTAATAGACCAATTGTAGGTTACTACATAAAATTTGATATAGCAATGATTTCTAAATATACAAAAAGATATATAGGTATTAAACTTCCAAATGAAACTATTGAAGTATCATCAATGTATTATAAAACAAGAAAAAAAACTAGTGAATATGAATTTATAGATTTAAAATTTGATACAATAATGAAAACACTTGATATTCCTGAATTAGGAAAACATGATGCTTTAAATGATGCAATTATGACTTCCATGATGTTTTTAAAGCTAAAAGATATGACTCCTGCAAAAACTACTTTCTATACAAACTAA